The DNA region AGCAAGTAGACGCCACTGTCGAAGTGCCGGGCGGCCAGTGGTGGCTTAATCGCACAGCTGATGGAGGCAAAGGGCCGTGGCCTGACGCGCCGGCCAATACCTTCGCCGCGCTGGGCCATTGGGGGCAGGCGCTGTACGTGATCCCCGACGAAAAACTGGTGATCGTGCGCTACGCCGATGATCGCGATGGCACGTACAACCACAATCAGATGCTCAAGCTGACACAAGCGGCATTCGGTAAGGAGGGTGGCCAATGAGCAGCCGTCGAATGTTCATCCTGCGTCGCCCGTTCAGCAGCCTGCTGTTGCTGATCATTGCTGCGCTCGCGGTACTCGCCTGGCAGTATCGCGTTAATTTGCAGGCATTCCCGACCATCATCAGCGCCTATACCGCCAAGGAATACTGCTCGTGCCGGTATGTGATGAACAATCCCGAGGCGTACTGCCGAGGCTACGTCAAACAGTACGTGCCCAGCACCCTGACAGACGACGAAGGGCAGAAACGGGTGATCGCCAGCGGCTTGGGGCGAACCAGCAGTGCAGCGTGGCAAGGCGAGCGGCAAGGCTGTCGTCTGTTGCCGCCCGGCTCATGAAACGTTTGGGCGAACATAGCGGTATGCCGGAGGTCTGACAGGCGGTAAGGTGGCCCTCAAATGCTCGTCTGGAGTCTGCATGCTCAACACAATTCGTCTGCTGCTGGTCATGCTGGCCGCAGTGGCGTTACCTGCCCATGCCAACTGGTATCTGGACAACGAGTCGTCACGGCTCTCCTTCACGTCAACCAAGGATTCCGACATCGCCGAAGTGCAGCGCTTTCTGGTGTTGCACGGCAAGGTGGGCAACAAAGGGCTGGCTGAGGTCGAGATCGAGATGGATTCGGTCAGCACTGGCATTCCGTTGCGCGACGAACGCCTTCGTGAACAGGTGTTTCAGGTTCGAGCATTTCCCTCTGCGCAGATCAACGCGCAACTGAACATGCGTCCGATCAATGATCTGGCCCCCGGCGCGCAACTGGAGCTGCGCCTTCCGCTGTCCGTGAGCCTGCGGGGCAAGACCCATAGCTACAACGCCGAGTTGCTGGTCACGCGCCTCGACGATCGTCGCTTTCAAGTGGTGACGCTGGAGCCGCTGGTGGTTCATGCACAGGATTTCGACCTGGTGCCAGACTTCACCGCCTTGCGCAAGACCGCAGGATTGTCCGCGGTCAGCCTGTCGGTGCCCGTGGGTGCTGTCCTGATTTTCACGGCGCGCTGACATGAACGGTGCGATTTTTCCATGGCGTGAAAGCAATCGTTTCCAACTATTGATCGACGGCCCGGCGTTCTTCCCGCGCATGATCGCGGCGATAGATCGGGCCGAACAGCAGGTTGATCTGGAGTTGTATCTTGTGGAAGCCGGGGCCTGCGCCGATGCCATCGTGCGGGCGCTTGTGGAGGCGGGACGGCGCGGCGTGATGGTGCGTTGCCTGTTCGATGACTTCGGCTCGCAAGCATTCAATGCCGGGCTGCGCCAACAACTGACGGATGCCGGGGTCATCCTGCGCTTCTATAACCCGATTCACTGGCGGCGCGGCGTGCGCAACCTGTACCGTGATCACCGCAAGATCCTGGTAGTGGACAAATCCCTGGCCGTGGTCGGCGGCACCGGTGTGACCGATGAATTCTGGGAACCGGACAAAGACGTCAGCCAGTGGCACGAGGTCATGGTGGAAATCAGCGGGCCGCTGGTTCTGGACTGGCAGGCACTGTTCGACCGGCAGTTTCACGCCAATGCCCGACGTTTTGCCTGGCGCCCGAAGCAGAACTTTGGTCTGACGCAGTTGCCGAAAATGCCGGAATCCGGCGAGGGACTGGGCCGTGTAGCGTATGCCGACTCCCGCCAGCACCGCGACATTCTGCAATCGCTGGTGCGTGCCTTGCACGGTGGCCAGAAGCGTATCTGGCTCGCCACGCCGTATTTCCTGCCCACCTGGAAAGTCCGCCGCGCGCTGCGCAGTGCCGCGGCGCGTGGCGTCGACGTGCGTTTGCTGCTGACCGGCCCACGCACCGATCACCCGTCCGTGCGCTACGCCGGTCACCGCTATTACCCGCGTCTGCTGCGTGCAGGTGTCAAAGTCTTCGAATATCAGCCGTGTTTCCTGCACCTGAAAATGGTCCTGATCGATGACTGGGTGAGTATCGGCTCGTGCAACTTCGACCACTGGAACCTGCACTTCAACCTGGAAGCCAACCTCGAAGCCCTCGACCCGGGCCTGACCCGGGACGTGGTTGCCAGCTTCGAAAAAGACTTCGCCCTGAGCGCCGAAACCACACTGGAAGACTGGAAAGCCAGACCATTGTGGAGGCGGGTCAAACAGCGCTTGTGGGGCTGGATTGACCGGCTGGTGGTGAACATGCTGGATCAGCGTAACTAAGCGCTACGGAACAGAGTTACGGAGCATGGCAAAACTCGACGCGCTGCTTTTGCGAAGCCGTTGCGGAGGTGCAGTCAATGGCAGAGGCGGTGGCGTATCTTCG from Pseudomonas syringae includes:
- a CDS encoding YceI family protein, with translation MLNTIRLLLVMLAAVALPAHANWYLDNESSRLSFTSTKDSDIAEVQRFLVLHGKVGNKGLAEVEIEMDSVSTGIPLRDERLREQVFQVRAFPSAQINAQLNMRPINDLAPGAQLELRLPLSVSLRGKTHSYNAELLVTRLDDRRFQVVTLEPLVVHAQDFDLVPDFTALRKTAGLSAVSLSVPVGAVLIFTAR
- a CDS encoding phospholipase D-like domain-containing protein; this translates as MNGAIFPWRESNRFQLLIDGPAFFPRMIAAIDRAEQQVDLELYLVEAGACADAIVRALVEAGRRGVMVRCLFDDFGSQAFNAGLRQQLTDAGVILRFYNPIHWRRGVRNLYRDHRKILVVDKSLAVVGGTGVTDEFWEPDKDVSQWHEVMVEISGPLVLDWQALFDRQFHANARRFAWRPKQNFGLTQLPKMPESGEGLGRVAYADSRQHRDILQSLVRALHGGQKRIWLATPYFLPTWKVRRALRSAAARGVDVRLLLTGPRTDHPSVRYAGHRYYPRLLRAGVKVFEYQPCFLHLKMVLIDDWVSIGSCNFDHWNLHFNLEANLEALDPGLTRDVVASFEKDFALSAETTLEDWKARPLWRRVKQRLWGWIDRLVVNMLDQRN